The Rhizobium sp. CCGE531 genomic sequence CGCCGGAAAGTCCCCCCCGGTGCACATGCCGCCAGTTCATCCGTGGTCGGCCCGCGTACCGGTGAGGCGGAAGGTATCATTCCTTCCCAGACTGGCTTGGAAACCTTGTGAGCTTCCCATCCCAGCCGCTAGATAAGCATTTAAAGATAGAAAGTGACAGACAAATGACTGACTGGAATTAAGTTGGCCGCGCTGGCGCTGATTTTTCTTCCAAACTTCGGAAAAACCGATAATACCGGATACCGGCTATCACCAAATACCGGGATCCTCCAATAGATGACTCGTTTCGATGTACTGACCGTTGGCAACGCCATCGTCGACATTATCGCCCGTTGCAACGATCAGTTCCTGATCGACAACACGATCACCAAAGCCGCGATGAATCTCATCGACGCTGAACGCGCCGAGCTGCTTTATTCGCGCATGGGCCCGGCTCTGGAAGCCTCGGGCGGCAGTGCCGGCAATACGGCGGCGGGCGTGGCGAATTTCGGCGGCAGGGCGGCCTATTTCGGCAAGGTTGCCGAAGATCAGCTCGGCGAGATTTTCGCGCATGATATCCGCGCCCAGGGCGTGCACTACGAGACCGAGGCAAAGGGCACCTTTCCGCCGACGGCCCGTTCGATGATCTTCGTGACCGAGGATGGCGAGCGCTCGATGAACACCTATCTCGGCGCCTGCGTCGAACTTGGGCCTGAAGACGTCGAGGAAGAGGTCGTCGCCGATGCCAAGGTGACCTATTTCGAAGGCTATCTCTGGGATCCGCCGCGCGCCAAGGAAGCTATCCGCGATTGCGCTCGCATCGCACACGCCAATGGCCGTGAAATGTCGATGACGCTGTCCGACAGTTTCTGCGTCGGCCGCTATCGGCACGAATTCCTGGACCTGATGCGTTCCGGCACCGTCGATATCGTCTTCGCCAATCGCGACGAGGCATTGTCGCTGTACGAGACCGATGATTTCGAGAAAGCACTGACGCTGATATCAGCCGATTGCAAGATTGCGGCTGTGACGACAGGCAAGGACGGCGCCGTGATCGTGCGCGGCAACGAACGTTATGTCGTCGATGCCCATCCGATCGAGGAGCGCGTCGATACGACCGGCGCCGGCGATCTCTTCGCCGCCGGTTTCCTGTTCGGCTATACGCAGGGCCGTAGCCTGGAAGATTGCGGCAAGCTCGGCAACCTCGCCGCGGCCATCGTCATCGAACAGATCGGCCCGCGGCCGATGCGGTCGCTCTCGGAAGCCGCAAAAGAATTCGGGCTTCTCTGACGAAGGTCGTCTTTAGATTCCTCTTTGGCAGGTCGCGGAAGCCGCCTCCGGCAGATCGCTGGGGCGGCTTTTGCTGTGACGCTGGCAAACGAGGCTGTCACCGAAAGAGCGTCGCGGTTCCCGCCTCATACAGGATGAGGATGCCGAGCGCGATCAGGACGAATGGCACGATCCTATGGCCGTGTCGCCTGATCGGTGCGCCCAGCTTCGGGTGATTGACGAGGGAATGCGCCGCGCCCAGCCAGGCCGCCGTCAGCACGGCGAAGATGCAGCCGATGGTCAGGATCTCGTAAGCGGAGCGGGTGGCGAAGAGCGGCGTGTAGATACTGATATTGTCGCCGCCATTGGCGATCGTCACCAGCGCGACGGCCGCTATGTTGCCGTGCCCGGCAGCGGCCTTCTGGTGATCTTCCGCATCATCCCCTGTCTCGGCGCCGTTCCAGATCTCCCACAGTCGCCTCAGGCCAAAGTAGATCGGAGCAAGGCCGAGCAGGCCGATATAGGCGGCGGGAATGACGAGCACGAGCAGCGAGGCGATGGCGCTGAAGCCATAGAGCGCGCCGATGCCGAGATATTGGCCGATGACGATCTGCCTCAAGCGGAACTTCGGGTCGGCAAAGAAGCCGAGGAGAACGAAGATGTCGTCTATATTCGTCGAAACGAACGTGGCGATGGCAACGCCGAAAACACCAAGCACAGAACCCAAGATCGCCGGTCTCCCTTTGCGATACCGGATATATCATCGGGCCGGAAAAGTCGCATGGCTGCATTTGTCGCGGAACGACGAGGATTTCGTTACCTGAAGGCTTCGCCGGGGTAAGCGCCCCAGATCTCGGATTGAGCAACCCAGCCCTCGGTACCGTCGGCGGTGACGTGGCACCAGTCGCCGGTGCACTCGCGAATGTTCATCATCACGCCGGGCTGAAGCTTGGCGATGACGGCGGCGGATGGCTGGGATTCGCGGCGCATGTTGACGAAGACGGCCTTGCCCTTGCCCTTCATCCACGGTGCGGCGATGGCCGAGCGCTGGCCCGACAGCAGCGACTGGTTGACCCAGCCCTCCGTGCCGTCGGCATCGCGCACGCGCCGCCAATTATCATATTCCTGGATGATCTCGACCGGCAGTCCCTGCTTGAGATAGAGCCACGACACCGCATAGTCGGCGCTTGGCCCGATACGCAGATTGACCCGCTTCGATTTCAGCGTGACGAATCGCGGCAGCGGCAATCCGCTCGGTCCCTTGGCGGCCTGGGCGGCGGCAAGATCCGCTGACGCAGCGGCCATCAACAGGCCGATTGCGAAAATGGCGCAGGACTTCAATACTTTGCCACGCATGGGGATTTCCGTTCGTTCGTCATGACAAAGGCGCCATTCCGGCAACCTTTCGCTCCGGTGAGCGGCAAATCCCCGGATCGCGTCAGCGAGTTTTGTTTGTCTTCGCCTGCGGGTCTGGTAGAAATGCCCGGAACGGGAAAATTATCCCGCTTCTTGGTTAAGAACATCTGAACAAGGCATCGCCGCTCTCCATGACGACGAAGAAAAAACCGAAGGTCTACGTCACGCGCAAACTGCCGGATGCGGTGGAGACGCGGATGCGCGAACTCTTCGATGCCGAACTCAATATCGACGATCGCCCGCGCAGCAAAGACGAGCTGATCCAGGCCGTCCGGTCGGTCGATGTGCTAGTGCCTACGGTCACCGACCGCATCGACGCGGAGGTGATCGAAGAGGCCGGCCCGCAGATGAAGCTGATCGCCAGCTTCTCCAACGGCACGGATCATATCGATGTCGAAGCCGCGGCCCGTCGCGGCATCACCGTGACCAACACGCCGAATGTGCTGACCGAAGATACCGCCGACATGACCATGGCGCTTATCCTCGCCGTGCCCCGGCGGCTCGCTGAAGGTGCGCGCGTGCTGACCGACAATCCCGGCGAATGGGCCGGATGGTCGCCCACCTGGATGCTCGGCCGCCGCATCCACGGCAAGCGCATCGGCATCGTCGGCATGGGGCGGATCGGCACGGCCGTCGCCCGCCGCGCCAAGGCGTTCGGCCTTTCGATCCATTATCACAATCGCAAGCGGGTCAATCCGGCGACGGAGGACGAGCTGGAGGCAACCTATTGGGACAGCCTCGACCAGATGCTGGCCCGCGTCGATATCGTTTCGGTCAATTGCCCCTCGACACCGGCCACCTATCATCTGATCTCGGCACGCCGCCTGGCGCTGTTGCAGCCGACGAGCTACATCGTCAACACGGCGCGCGGCGATGTCATCGACGAGGCGGCGCTGATCAAGATCCTGCGCGAGGGCAAGATTGCCGGCGCGGGGCTCGACGTGTTCGAGAACGAACCATCAGTCAATCCGAAGCTGGTGAAGCTCGCCAATGAGGGCAAGGTGGTGATCCTGCCGCATATGAGTTCGGCCACGCTCGAGGGTCGCATCGACATGGGCGACAAGGTCATCATCAACATCCGCACCTTCATCGATGGCCATCGCCCGCCCAATCGCGTGCTGCCGTTTCGGTAAGCGAAGCGCTCTGATTCGCCTGATGGAGCGAGGCGGATATACCCGGCGTCAAATTTGATCTTTCTTCCCTTCGGTCGGTCATGTGCTTGTCACAAAGCCGGCCCAGAGGTGACGGCAAATACAAACAGGAAGGGCGGAAACGATGGCGCGGGCACTGCCGCATGAGCGGATTCAATATGTGGTCGAGGGTGGCTTCAAGCTGTCGGGCGAGATCGAACCGAGCGGCAACAAGAATGCCGCATTGCCGATCATCGCCGCCTCGCTTTTGACCGATCAACGCGTCCAACTCAGCAATGTGCCGCGCATTCGCGATGTCGAGGCGCTGGTGGAGCTGATCCAGTCTGTTGGCGCTGAGGTGCGCTGGCTCGGTCGCAACGAGTTGGAAATCGAGGCGCGTGAGCTTCGCCCCGCCAATCTCGATCCAGATCTCTGCGCCCGCATTCGCGCCTCCATCCTGCTTGCCGGCCCGATGCTGGCGCGCTGTGGCGAGCTCACCTTGCCGCCGCCCGGCGGCGACGTCATCGGCCGCCGGCGCGTCGATACGCATTTCCTGGCGCTGGAACAGCTCGGCACCAAGATCGAGGTCAACAGCGTCTACAGCTTCCGCACGGAAGGGCTGCGCGGCGCCGATGTCTTCCTGGACGAGCCGTCCGTGACGGCCACGGAAAATGCGCTTTGCGCCGCGGTTGTCGCCGAGGGCACCACCATCCTGCGCAATTGCGCCTCCGAGCCGCATGTGCAGGATCTGGCGCGCTTTCTCACCGCCATGGGTGCTCGCATCGAAGGGATCGGCACCAATATGATGACCATCCACGGTGGCCATCCGCTCGGCGCTGTCACGCACCGGATCGGCCCGGATCATAATGAGGTGGGGTCGCTGATCGGCCTTGCCGCCGTCACCGGTTCGGAAATCACCATCCGCAACGCCGGCGTCGAACATTTGCGCTCTACCCTGATGACCTTCGAGCGTCTCGGCATCCGCTGCCGTATCGAAGGCGACGATCTGGTCATTCCCTCCGGTCAGGAGATGAAGATCCAGCCCGATTTCGGCGGTCATATTCCGAAGATCGAGGATCAGCCCTGGCCGGCCTTCCCGGCCGATACCATGTCGATCGCCATCGTCACCGCCTCGCAATGCGACGGCGTCGTGCTGATGTTCGAAAAAATGTTCGAAAGCCGCATGTTCTTCGTCGACAAGCTGATCGCCATGGGCGCCCGCATCGTGCTGTGCGATCCGCATCGCGCCATCGTCGCCGGCCCCTCCAAGCTGCGCGCCGCCCAGCTCGAGAGCCCCGATATCCGCGCCGGCATGGCCATGCTGATCGCGGCGATGTGCGCCGAGGGTACGAGCGTCATCAAC encodes the following:
- a CDS encoding SH3 domain-containing protein — encoded protein: MRGKVLKSCAIFAIGLLMAAASADLAAAQAAKGPSGLPLPRFVTLKSKRVNLRIGPSADYAVSWLYLKQGLPVEIIQEYDNWRRVRDADGTEGWVNQSLLSGQRSAIAAPWMKGKGKAVFVNMRRESQPSAAVIAKLQPGVMMNIRECTGDWCHVTADGTEGWVAQSEIWGAYPGEAFR
- a CDS encoding adenosine kinase → MTRFDVLTVGNAIVDIIARCNDQFLIDNTITKAAMNLIDAERAELLYSRMGPALEASGGSAGNTAAGVANFGGRAAYFGKVAEDQLGEIFAHDIRAQGVHYETEAKGTFPPTARSMIFVTEDGERSMNTYLGACVELGPEDVEEEVVADAKVTYFEGYLWDPPRAKEAIRDCARIAHANGREMSMTLSDSFCVGRYRHEFLDLMRSGTVDIVFANRDEALSLYETDDFEKALTLISADCKIAAVTTGKDGAVIVRGNERYVVDAHPIEERVDTTGAGDLFAAGFLFGYTQGRSLEDCGKLGNLAAAIVIEQIGPRPMRSLSEAAKEFGLL
- the murA gene encoding UDP-N-acetylglucosamine 1-carboxyvinyltransferase yields the protein MARALPHERIQYVVEGGFKLSGEIEPSGNKNAALPIIAASLLTDQRVQLSNVPRIRDVEALVELIQSVGAEVRWLGRNELEIEARELRPANLDPDLCARIRASILLAGPMLARCGELTLPPPGGDVIGRRRVDTHFLALEQLGTKIEVNSVYSFRTEGLRGADVFLDEPSVTATENALCAAVVAEGTTILRNCASEPHVQDLARFLTAMGARIEGIGTNMMTIHGGHPLGAVTHRIGPDHNEVGSLIGLAAVTGSEITIRNAGVEHLRSTLMTFERLGIRCRIEGDDLVIPSGQEMKIQPDFGGHIPKIEDQPWPAFPADTMSIAIVTASQCDGVVLMFEKMFESRMFFVDKLIAMGARIVLCDPHRAIVAGPSKLRAAQLESPDIRAGMAMLIAAMCAEGTSVINNAQQIERGYERIEERLNAMGARITRIPPRES
- a CDS encoding D-glycerate dehydrogenase: MTTKKKPKVYVTRKLPDAVETRMRELFDAELNIDDRPRSKDELIQAVRSVDVLVPTVTDRIDAEVIEEAGPQMKLIASFSNGTDHIDVEAAARRGITVTNTPNVLTEDTADMTMALILAVPRRLAEGARVLTDNPGEWAGWSPTWMLGRRIHGKRIGIVGMGRIGTAVARRAKAFGLSIHYHNRKRVNPATEDELEATYWDSLDQMLARVDIVSVNCPSTPATYHLISARRLALLQPTSYIVNTARGDVIDEAALIKILREGKIAGAGLDVFENEPSVNPKLVKLANEGKVVILPHMSSATLEGRIDMGDKVIINIRTFIDGHRPPNRVLPFR
- a CDS encoding cadmium resistance transporter → MLGVFGVAIATFVSTNIDDIFVLLGFFADPKFRLRQIVIGQYLGIGALYGFSAIASLLVLVIPAAYIGLLGLAPIYFGLRRLWEIWNGAETGDDAEDHQKAAAGHGNIAAVALVTIANGGDNISIYTPLFATRSAYEILTIGCIFAVLTAAWLGAAHSLVNHPKLGAPIRRHGHRIVPFVLIALGILILYEAGTATLFR